Genomic segment of Sebastes umbrosus isolate fSebUmb1 chromosome 19, fSebUmb1.pri, whole genome shotgun sequence:
ggtgtgtgtgtgtgtgtgtgtgtgtgtgtgtgtgtgtgtgtgtctaacttcgtcatatttgtatttttagatTATTCTTGTGTGTAAATGacatgtttgtatttgtgtttataatACATCAGAGGTGTATTAATACTTTACTGCAGACTGTTTTGGACTTTTCttttgatattttttggactttttttaacattttgggggattcATGAAACATCAGTTCTGTTTTCACATCGACGGTCagaaccaacaacaacaacaacaacaacaacacgtccTCCAGAACCAACAGGCTGCTCTCCATCATCTACAATACTCTAGAaatacaacttcctgttgcagaCGACGGAGCATCAGAGCCACACTGAGGAACAATAAGttcatctgagatttacagaataaagtcagaactttacgagaataaaaggaAACTGACTCTTTAGAGGAGGAAATGACTTGTTTTCTCATTaaatgatgactttattctcttaatctCAGATGTTTCCGCTCAACGTGACGCTGATTCTCCGTCATAGTCCCCCCCCCTCAatctttttatcattatatagaccttttatttattcagttcaCCGTTCAGTTATAATCTTTAGAATTATTCTCCTCGTTTCCAGGAATAGAAATCTGCTggattatgtattttattttattatgttggTTTTAAAGTATTAAATGTAAGACGTATTGAGTGTGAAGATGAAGCCTCTCTGAGCTCAGCAGCTGATTATAGATCAGGTATCAGTGGAATCACATCACCCCGCCACAATAAAAGCTCTCAGAGTGCCTCGTGTCTGATTCTGCAGACAGGAAGTAACCCCCCAGAGACAGGAAGGACGGGGGGGgatatatcaaaataaaagtcatcatTAGAATACGTCACTCTGAACTACCTTCATCATTTACTGaactcctctcctctgccagagacacagcagcagctgcttagcttagcataaacactggaaacagagggaaactgctagcctggttctgtccTCCTACCAGCCagcagctaccagctaccagctaaAGCTCACTGATCAACCATCATCTCAACATGACAAGAATGAACTCATTACTTTACTATCATACAGTCAGCGTGTTCTTTATGATttataacagaataaaacagaatagAATCTCTGCCCGGTCGACATCAGGTTCACCCAGAAGCTGCTGACACTCTCTGCTACCCGCCATGACATCATCAAAACCACTacaatgacatcatcaaaaccactacaatgacatcatcaaaaCCACTACAATGACATCACCCCCCCACCACCGACACTGACTGGGCTTCCCAGCAGTAGATCTCCTCCTCTGCATCTTTAATGAACTCTTGTTTTAGATTGAATCAGATCAATAAAAGCTGCAGACGCTCCAACAAAGAGCTGAAGGATCAGAACGTGATGgatcagagctgcagcatcAACAGCGTACAGGTTCAGTAGTTATATGTCACTGGACGTTGCATTAACTCGGACACGTCATGCTACAACCTTTCAGCTTCTGGATAGAAAAAGGAACCGTCCTCCAGGTTCTGATAGAACCAGAGAAGCCCTGCAGCGTGTTGAGAACAGCTCAGGACGTTGTTGGTCACTGAGCTGCCGTCACTGGACCACCTTCACAACACTCACTGGATCAGAAGAACCAAACACATCATGAAGGACACCACTCATCCCTCTAACCCGACACCTGTTGATCTCCTCCCATCAGGCAGATCGATCCACACAAACAGACTCAAACAGCTTCATCCCAACGGCCATCATAACCCTCCTGAACTCTGACGTCTCCTCCGTCTGAGTCGGACACGTAAAATAAAACCTGTTGGAACGTGCAACGTACATCTGCTGTTACAGACATGTGCAATAATTATCTgatggacactttgtgcaataatctggcaaaactggcATCTCACaatatacattttcttttatatttatattgtattatcttttatattcttttatatttatattgtaggatctcttttttattgtattatcttttcattagcacctctgggggattgtcacaatctcatttcgttgtactacacgaCGACAAGAAacggcttgaatcttgaatcttgaatctacaTCCTTCACTAGTCAGTGACCTGCAGGCTCTTCACACACAGCCAGCCACCAATCACAATCATTCGTCATCTACTCATCAACCGACCAGAGCAGCCGCACCGCCGGTCGTCGACCGCCACCTGAAACTGAGCGAGGAGCAGCGGGAAGAAAAACACCCACGAGGAAGATTCGGTTGCAACAAAGAAACACGTCAGATGTGTTGAAACAAAACCACGCCTCCTTGATTCTTTCATATCTCAATCTCAGCTGTTTAAACATCCTGTCTGTTACAGTTCAGTCAGAAGACGCAGAAACACTGAAGTGATTTTAAGGAATTAAAGTCATTTCTAATGCTGCTCCCGATTAGACCGATCAGGCCATTAAGCCATTATCAGTCGTTAtcagcaccatagatgtgggtcagtaggggccctACTACATcataaagtgaaagtgaaactccgtgtctgtgttgttaatatatgttatatgtaTTAACGGTTATTTGAGCTGCAGACGATTAGTCCATCAAcaaaaaattaatctgcaactattttgataatcgatgatGATGATCGgttgtttaaagaaaaataacaaaaattcAGTttcaagcttcttaaatgtgaagatttggtGCTTTGGTCTCTGGTTCCAAgacaaaatatgaattataaCTTTAGTTTAGACGCCTGatatgtttaaaaatatatgaaaactagaagtgcactcggagagaacagacctccgccaaggcaggtttcatgtacgtagcTGCTCTTTAACCTTCGTTGTAAAGGATTAAAGGTGTTTCGATGTAAAGGATTGAAGGTGTAAGGTGAAAGGTGTGTTACCTGGGAAGGCGTGCGGGTTGGACGAGCCCCTCTTCAGGCACTTGGAACAGAGGATGTGCACGGCGTAGTGCAGGCCGGGCCACTCCTGCAGCAGCACGTTCAGCTCCTCCACCAGCGGCGTGACGGCCTGCCACGCCGTCCAGATGTTGGGCAGCGAGGCGTGGCTGGCGATGGACAGAGTCTCCGCCTGCAGCTTCCCTTTGGCGGGCCGGTGGCTGATGACCACGGGGACTTTGCCGCGGTAGGCGAAGATCTGATGCCGGCCGTCCGACCTCTGCACCACGTGGCTGTTTATCTGCACGCTGAAGCGAGCGAACAGCCCGGGAGGAAACAGGAAGGGGAAGCTGTACCGGATGTGCAGCTGCTCCACAGAGAAGAAGggacacagaggcagagagcCGCCGACGCCGCTGGCCGACGCCTCCGACGCCGAGACCCGGGGCTCCTCGCTGCTGACGTAGCTGGGGAACTTATACCACGCCGTGGCGCCGTTCAGGGGCTTGCTGCGGGGCTTGTTGATGCAGTAGCAGACCCCCAtcttctccagcagctccatgatgaggtgcaggtCCTGCTGGGTCTGGATCAGCGGCCGCAGCAGCAGGCGGATCACGTTGGAGGGCAGAAGGCCGTGTTGGATGAAGCCCTCCACGTGGTGCTGCAGGTGAGTCACCCTGAGGTTCTCCCCCTTCTCGTCCTCGATGACCAGACTCACCCGGCTCTTGTCCCCCCTCTCCCCCTCGGAGAGCAGCCGGTCCAGCAGCGTGGACTCGTCCCTCTGGAAGAAGACGTTGAGAATGGCGATGAATCGTGGAAGATTGTGAAAGACGTACTCCTTCAGCGTGAGGCTGTCCTCGAAGTACAGCAGCTTCCCGCTCTCGTGCAGGTAGGATAAGGCGCTCTGCAGCCGGTCCTCCGTGAGCCCGGCCTGGAGGCCCAGACGGGCCGAGTCCCACCACGACAGCCACAGGTCTTTGGGCTTAAAGTGCAACTCCTCCAGCATCTGCCAGGACTTGGGCAGCACGCGGTGGAGGTTGGGGAAGATGTCCCGGTGGTCTGCGACGGACATGAGCTTCTCCCTCAGCCGCTGGATGTTCCTCTGGGCGTCGGTGCAGCTGATGCTCAGCACCGGAGACAGGATCTGCAGCCGGTGGTTCAGCATGTACTGCAGCTGGGACTTCCTGCGCCTCAGGTTCCTGTCGGAGACGCCGTAGAAGAGGACGTGAGGGCTGGAGGTGCGGAGGTTGTAGCCGTGCTCCAGCGCCTGGTCCACCTGCAGCGCCAGACTCCTCAGGATCTGGATGTCCCTCTTCTCCTGCAGCCCGATCTGCCGGTGGATGTCCAGAGtcttctcctccagctccacctCCCCACACAGGTCTGCATGCGTGCCCACCAGGCACACGACGGCGTGGGGCACTTTGGCactgaggaggtggaggaagtaccCGACGTGGGTGTAAAAGTTCTTGGGCGAATATGCTTTGAGATTCAGGACGAGGACGTAGAGAGCACcgggggagaggaagaagggtTTGATGAGGTCGTAGTTTTGCTTCCCTGACAAGTCGTACACTAGAAACGTGAGGCAGCGATCGGCGTCCGCCACCCAGTTAGTCACTTCGATCCCTCCGTTTCCCTGGACGCCTTTAACATCCTGCCGCTGCCTGCCCTCCACGCTCTGCCGGAGCCGGGTCTTCCCGGCGTCGGCGGCGCCCATCAGGACCAGTTTGAGCCGCGGCTTCACGGCGAGCTGCGAATGCGCCAGCTCCTTCTGATAGGCTGCGATGTAAGGGATCCCCTTCATGCACACCTCGTACGGAGGCTGGATGAGAGGGTTGTCCTTCACCTTCCAGATGTTCACTTTGGACAGCTTCCCGAAGTCATCCGGCAGTATGGCTATTTGGTTCCCCTGCAGGACGAGTTCCTCCAGCTTCTCCAGCTCCACGATGGAGTCGGGCAGGTAcgtgatgttgttgttgtccagccACAGGTTGGCCAGCTTCACCAGCTGCCCCACCTCCTCCGGGATATGAGTCAGTTTATTCCTGCTCAGGTAGATCTCCTCCAACCCCGTGATGCTCAGGATGACCTGGGGGAAGTCCTCAAACTCGTTGGAGGACAGATTGAGCATTTTGAGTCTTTGCATCCGAGCGAACGCGGCGGGCAGCGCCGTGAGCTCGTTCCCGTCCAGCATCAGGctctccagctgctgcagctggcaGAAGGAGTCCGGTAAGGTGGACATGTGGAGACTACTGAGCCACAGGATCTTAATGGACCTCAGCTTCATGATGTCCGCCGGCAACACCTCGAACTTGTTCCCGGAGcagtccagctcctccagctcgcCAAGGGCCAGGATCTCGGGGGGGAACTGGTTCAGCTTGTTGTGATCCGCGTCCAGAGTCCTCAGCTTGGCGAGGCCAGAGAA
This window contains:
- the mfhas1 gene encoding malignant fibrous histiocytoma-amplified sequence 1 homolog, translated to MKPLHDNKQQEEEEEEEEEGCGPMEDKENNLRTARLWRDAALRSRKLRSNLRQLTLCSKDNQIILPEDISEVEALNLGNNSLQDLPDALGSSLNNLRVLVLRRNKFSSVPRVVFQLGRLVELDMSHNCLRSLPEGVGQLRGLKKLCVSHNKIQNLSAHIGALQVLEELDISFNDLHDFPRSFSGLAKLRTLDADHNKLNQFPPEILALGELEELDCSGNKFEVLPADIMKLRSIKILWLSSLHMSTLPDSFCQLQQLESLMLDGNELTALPAAFARMQRLKMLNLSSNEFEDFPQVILSITGLEEIYLSRNKLTHIPEEVGQLVKLANLWLDNNNITYLPDSIVELEKLEELVLQGNQIAILPDDFGKLSKVNIWKVKDNPLIQPPYEVCMKGIPYIAAYQKELAHSQLAVKPRLKLVLMGAADAGKTRLRQSVEGRQRQDVKGVQGNGGIEVTNWVADADRCLTFLVYDLSGKQNYDLIKPFFLSPGALYVLVLNLKAYSPKNFYTHVGYFLHLLSAKVPHAVVCLVGTHADLCGEVELEEKTLDIHRQIGLQEKRDIQILRSLALQVDQALEHGYNLRTSSPHVLFYGVSDRNLRRRKSQLQYMLNHRLQILSPVLSISCTDAQRNIQRLREKLMSVADHRDIFPNLHRVLPKSWQMLEELHFKPKDLWLSWWDSARLGLQAGLTEDRLQSALSYLHESGKLLYFEDSLTLKEYVFHNLPRFIAILNVFFQRDESTLLDRLLSEGERGDKSRVSLVIEDEKGENLRVTHLQHHVEGFIQHGLLPSNVIRLLLRPLIQTQQDLHLIMELLEKMGVCYCINKPRSKPLNGATAWYKFPSYVSSEEPRVSASEASASGVGGSLPLCPFFSVEQLHIRYSFPFLFPPGLFARFSVQINSHVVQRSDGRHQIFAYRGKVPVVISHRPAKGKLQAETLSIASHASLPNIWTAWQAVTPLVEELNVLLQEWPGLHYAVHILCSKCLKRGSSNPHAFPGELLSQPRPEGLTEIICPKNGSERVNVALVYPPTPTVVSPCLK